In the genome of Halarsenatibacter silvermanii, one region contains:
- a CDS encoding ABC transporter permease — protein sequence MGTLFEGLIEALHLLINLDSQVLEIIIRSLQVTGTALFFSIVIGVPLGTLMGMVDFPGKKIVTALLYTGMGFPPVVIGLFVFILFSASGPFGQLGWLFTTRAIVVAQTILALPLVTSFVMTSVMSVDDNLIIQMRALGASKKQLYWAVIKEAKLGAVVAIAAGFGAVISEVGAVMLVGGNIEGKTRVLTTAIMLETRQGRFGLALALGIILLAIAFITNIIMMKFQQREIK from the coding sequence ATTTGAAGGGCTAATAGAAGCACTGCACTTATTGATAAACCTGGACTCCCAGGTGCTGGAAATCATCATCCGTTCCCTGCAGGTAACGGGAACAGCCCTGTTTTTCTCTATTGTCATAGGAGTCCCCCTGGGGACTTTGATGGGCATGGTTGATTTTCCCGGCAAAAAAATAGTTACAGCCTTGCTCTATACCGGCATGGGTTTTCCCCCGGTGGTGATAGGTCTGTTTGTTTTCATTCTGTTCTCCGCCAGCGGACCCTTTGGCCAGCTGGGCTGGCTTTTCACAACCAGAGCTATAGTCGTCGCGCAAACAATTCTGGCTCTACCCCTGGTTACCAGTTTTGTCATGACCTCTGTCATGAGCGTTGATGATAACCTGATAATACAGATGCGGGCCCTGGGAGCCAGCAAAAAACAGCTGTACTGGGCGGTAATAAAAGAAGCAAAACTGGGGGCTGTTGTGGCTATAGCTGCAGGTTTTGGAGCTGTGATTTCTGAAGTAGGGGCTGTCATGCTCGTGGGAGGCAATATAGAAGGAAAAACCCGGGTGTTGACTACTGCTATAATGCTGGAAACCCGCCAGGGACGATTTGGGCTGGCCCTGGCACTGGGTATTATTCTGCTGGCTATAGCTTTTATCACCAATATTATTATGATGAAATTTCAGCAGAGGGAGATAAAATAA